The Streptomyces sp. B3I8 nucleotide sequence GGGCGGCGGGAACTGCCCGCGCTGCTGCGCGGCTATCTGCGGCTCGGGGCCTGGGTGTGCGGAGAGCCCGCGCACGACCCCGACTTCGGGGTCGCCGACCTGTACGTGCTGCTGTCCATGCGCCGGGTCGACCCGCGCTATCTGCGGCACTTCCTCTCCCTCCTCCCCGCCTCCGCATCGGCCGCCTGATGAGCGCCTGGCTGCCCGCCGCCCCCTGCACCCCCGGGGCGTGCGTACGGCCGACGGCACCGGCCACGACCGTCGCCCTGCCCCGGGCCGTGCTGCGGCTCGCGGCGGTGGTGGCCGTGGTCACGGCCGGTGTCGCGCTGCTGCCGCTCGGCCGGTGGGTGCCGGCCGCGGCCGTACGGGGCTGGTGCCGGGCCGTCGTACGGGCGGCCGGGGTACGGGTCCGCGTCACCGGCGGACCCGTGCCCGACGGGGGAGTGCTGGTCGTCGCCAACCACATCTCCTGGCTCGACGTACCGCTGCTCGCCGCGCTCCGTCCCGCGCGCATGCTCGCCAAGGCGGAGGTACGACGGTGGCCCGTGGCGGGCGTGCTCGCCGCGCGCGGGGGCACGCTGTTCCTCGAACGCGACCGGTTGCGGGCGTTGCCCGCGACGGTGGCACGGGTCGCGGCGGCGCTGCGGGAGGGGGCGGCGGTGGTCGCCTTCCCGGAGGGCAGCACGTGGTGCGGGCGGGAGCGGGGGGAGTTCCGGCGGGCGGTGTTCCAGGCGGCGCTGGACGCGGGGGTGCCGGTGCAGCCGGTGCGGATCCGGTACGGGCTGGTGGGAGGTGCGGCGACGGCGGTCGCGGCGTTCGTCGGCGACGACACACTCGTCGCCTCGCTGTGGCGGGTGGTGGGCGTGCGGGGACTGGTCGCGGAGGTGGGGGTGCGGGGGGTGGTGGACGCGGGGGAGTGCGGTGACCGGCGGTCGCTGACGGAGACGGCGCAGCGGGCGCTGGGCTGAGCCGGTTCTCTTCGCCCCCGCCGCCCCTGCCCTCCTCCCCCTCACGACAAGGGGCTCCGCCCCTTCCCCCCCCACGCGCGCGGGTGGGCCGGGCTTCCCGCGCAGTTCCCCGCGCCCCTTCAGGGGGCGGCGGGGGCGATCAACCCCACCGCCCGCGCCAGCCGCCCGTACGAATCCGTCAGTGCCGCGCGCCCGTACGTACTCGTCGTCACCAGCACCTCCTCCGCCCCCGTTTCTCCCACCACCCGCGCCAACTCCGCCGCGACCTCCTCCTCCGTCCCGGCGACATGCCCCCGCAACCCCGCCTCGTACAGCTCCCGTTCCTTCCCCGTCATGGCCCGCCCCTCCACCGTCTCCACCGCCGGCAGCGGCGGGAACGCCCCGTGCGTCCGGGCGTACGCCATCGACCACGCCTCCGGCTTCAACAGCCGCCGCGCCTCCTGTGCCGTACCGGCCACGGCCACCGTCCCGGAGATCACCACGTACGGCCGTTCCGCCCACACCGAGGGGCGGAACGCCGCCCGGTACTGCTCGATGCCCCGCAGCATCCGCTCCCGGTTCCGCAGGTCACCGATGACCATCGGCAGCCCCGCCCGCGCGGCGATCCGCGCCCCCTCGCCCATGGCGAGGACGAACGGAGGCACCGTCAGCCCCTCGGACGGGCGTGCGTGCACCCCGGTGGGGGAGGTGCCGCGGAACCAGCCGAGCAACTCCTCGAGCTGTCCGGCGAAATCGTCGGCCTCGTCCTTGCCCACGCCCAGTGCCCGCCGCACCCCGCCGGTGAAGCCGACCGAGCGGCCCAGCCCCATGTCGATCCGCCCGGGGAACAGCGACTCCAGCACCCCGAACTGCTCCGCCACCACCAGCGGCCGGTGGTTGGGCAGCATCACCCCGCCCGTGCCGACCCGGATCGTCCGGGTCGCCGCGGCGACGGCCGCCGCGAGCACGGTCGGCGCGGAACCGGCGACCCCGGGCACGCCGTGGTGCTCGGCGACCCAGAAGCGGTGGAAGCCGAGCCGTTCCGCCTCGCGCGCCAGCGCCACCGTGTCCCGCAGCGCCTCGCCCGCGTCGTGCCCCTCCCGGATCCGCGACCGGTCGAGCACGGAGAACCTGGTCCCTGCCATGACTGAGCTGCTCACCTACACGTCAACACCTCAGCCGACGCCCGATTCCCGGAGCGGGTGTTCTGTGGCACTGATATGTGAACGAGGTGATCGCGAAACCCCGGTGACAGCGTTCGGCCGGAACGGCGAACGCCGAGGCTCCGCCTCGCATGTCTCACGTGTGGCGGACGGGACGGCCGAAGAAGGCTGACATCACCGGGGCCCGACCGCCGCCGGGAGTGTGGTGGCCCCACCGGCACGCGGCCGGGGCCCGCCGCGCGGGCCCCGGCCGGTGGTGCGCGACGCCGTCGCGCCGCGCGGGGTCAGACCTTCTGCCACAGCGCCGGCGTCGTGGCCGGCTGCCACACGCTCTGCGCCTGGTGCGGCTGGAGGCACACGTACGTGACACCGCCGTACGTCACCTTCGCGCCCACGTCGTAGACCGCGCCCGCCGCCCAGGTGCCGGACTGCGGCTCCGGGGTGGTGTCCGGCGTCTGCGCCGTCGCCGTGTCGGTGGTGAGGGTCAGCCCGAAGGCGCTCAGCGCCGGGTTGACCGGCTGGTAGTACGTCGTCCCGCCGTTCGTGCAGTCGCCGGAGCCGCCGGAGGTGACGCCCTGCGCCTGGCTGCCGGAGACGTACGGGCCGCCGGAGTCGCCGGGCTCGGCGCACACCGTCGTCCGGGTCACCCCGTTCACCGTGCCCTCCGGGTAGGTCACGCTCGTGTCGTGCTGCTGGATGGTGCCGCAGTGCCAGCCCGTGGTGGAGCCCGAGCGGCAGACCGAGGCGCCCACCAGCGCCTCCACGGAGCCGGACACCGTCACGTTCGCGCCGCCCTCGCCCCTGACGTACGGAGTGGCGGTCCAGTCGTCGTTGGTGGCGACCCAGGAGTAGTCGTGGCCGGGGAACACCGAGTCCTGGAAGGTGCCCTGGTCCACCTGGTTGTACCCGGCCGTCGTGTCGCCCGCGCTCCCGCAGTGCCCGGCGGACACGAAGCCCTGCTGCTCGCCCTCGGTGACGGAGAACCCGACGGAGCAGCGGGCCTCGTCGTTGATGTAGTACGCGTCGCCGCCGACGATGTCGTACAGCGCGCGCGGCAGGTCCTTGGACACCGTCACCGCGACCCGGTGCCGGTCCACCTTGGCGGCCTTCAGCAGTTCGTCCGCCGCCGCCCTGCTGGTGGCCTGCACCGTCACCCGGTTGTTGACGATGTCGACGTAACGCACCGGCGTACGGCGTCCGCGCGCGGCGGTGGCGGCCTTGTCCAGCTTCTGCTTGACGTTCCGGAGATCGGCCAGTCTCACCTTGACCACCTTGGCGTCCGCGCCGCCCGCCTCGATGGCGGCGACGTCCGCCTTGTCCGTCGTGGCGACGGTCAGCCCGGCCGACGTCCTGCCGTGCACCCAGGCGCCGGCGAAGCGGTCGCCGAGCGCGTTGCGCAGCCGCCCGGCCCGGGTGCCCGCCTCCGCCTCGTTCGACAGCCGCCGCCGGGCCTCGGTCGCGGTCAGCCCCAGGTCGCGCCGCAGCGCGTGCAGGACCTCGGCCGACGGCCGGTCGGCCCCGAGGGTCCGCGCCGCCGAGGGGCCGTCGGCGGGCGGTAGGGACGAGGCGGTGGCCGTCGCCTGGGACGGGCTCGCCAGCACGAGCGAACCGAGCACGGTCAGGACGGCACAGCCTGCGCCGACGTGTCTACGGGCCATCAGGTGGTACTCCCTCAGCTTCGACGGATCTGGGAACCTCGCGGAACCTC carries:
- a CDS encoding lysophospholipid acyltransferase family protein, with the protein product MSAWLPAAPCTPGACVRPTAPATTVALPRAVLRLAAVVAVVTAGVALLPLGRWVPAAAVRGWCRAVVRAAGVRVRVTGGPVPDGGVLVVANHISWLDVPLLAALRPARMLAKAEVRRWPVAGVLAARGGTLFLERDRLRALPATVARVAAALREGAAVVAFPEGSTWCGRERGEFRRAVFQAALDAGVPVQPVRIRYGLVGGAATAVAAFVGDDTLVASLWRVVGVRGLVAEVGVRGVVDAGECGDRRSLTETAQRALG
- a CDS encoding LLM class flavin-dependent oxidoreductase, whose protein sequence is MAGTRFSVLDRSRIREGHDAGEALRDTVALAREAERLGFHRFWVAEHHGVPGVAGSAPTVLAAAVAAATRTIRVGTGGVMLPNHRPLVVAEQFGVLESLFPGRIDMGLGRSVGFTGGVRRALGVGKDEADDFAGQLEELLGWFRGTSPTGVHARPSEGLTVPPFVLAMGEGARIAARAGLPMVIGDLRNRERMLRGIEQYRAAFRPSVWAERPYVVISGTVAVAGTAQEARRLLKPEAWSMAYARTHGAFPPLPAVETVEGRAMTGKERELYEAGLRGHVAGTEEEVAAELARVVGETGAEEVLVTTSTYGRAALTDSYGRLARAVGLIAPAAP
- a CDS encoding carbohydrate-binding protein, with protein sequence MARRHVGAGCAVLTVLGSLVLASPSQATATASSLPPADGPSAARTLGADRPSAEVLHALRRDLGLTATEARRRLSNEAEAGTRAGRLRNALGDRFAGAWVHGRTSAGLTVATTDKADVAAIEAGGADAKVVKVRLADLRNVKQKLDKAATAARGRRTPVRYVDIVNNRVTVQATSRAAADELLKAAKVDRHRVAVTVSKDLPRALYDIVGGDAYYINDEARCSVGFSVTEGEQQGFVSAGHCGSAGDTTAGYNQVDQGTFQDSVFPGHDYSWVATNDDWTATPYVRGEGGANVTVSGSVEALVGASVCRSGSTTGWHCGTIQQHDTSVTYPEGTVNGVTRTTVCAEPGDSGGPYVSGSQAQGVTSGGSGDCTNGGTTYYQPVNPALSAFGLTLTTDTATAQTPDTTPEPQSGTWAAGAVYDVGAKVTYGGVTYVCLQPHQAQSVWQPATTPALWQKV